The following coding sequences lie in one Cotesia glomerata isolate CgM1 linkage group LG5, MPM_Cglom_v2.3, whole genome shotgun sequence genomic window:
- the LOC123266233 gene encoding calcium-transporting ATPase sarcoplasmic/endoplasmic reticulum type: MEDAHCKTVDEVLNYFNCDQEKGLSPDQVKRNQEKYGLNELPAEEGKSIWQLVLEQFDDLLVKILLLAAIISFVLALFEEHDDAFTAFVEPFVILLILIANAVVGVWQERNAESAIEALKEYEPEMGKVVRGDKSGVQRIRAKEIVPGDIVEVSVGDKIPADIRLIKIYSTTLRIDQSILTGESVSVIKHTDAIPDPRAVNQDKKNILFSGTNVAAGKARGVVMGTGLNTAIGKIRTEMSETEEIKTPLQQKLDEFGEQLSKVITVICIAVWAINIGHFNDPAHGGSWIKGAIYYFKIAVALAVAAIPEGLPAVITTCLALGTRRMAKKNAIVRSLPSVETLGCTSVICSDKTGTLTTNQMSVSRMFVFERIEGNDSAFNEFEITGSTYEPIGDVYLKGSKVKGADYEALHEIGTICIMCNDSAIDFNEFKQAFEKVGEATETALIVLAEKVNPFAVPKTGLDRRTAAIVVRQDIETKWKKEFTLEFSRDRKSMSSYCVPLKPSKLGTGPKLFVKGAPEGVLERCTHARVGTSKVPLTSTLKNRILDLTRQYGTGRDTLRCLALATADHPMKPDEMDLGDSTKFYMYEKDLTFIGVVGMLDPPRKEVFDSIVRCRAAGIRVIVITGDNKATAEAICRRIGVFTEDEDTTGKSYSGREFDDLPLAQQREACARARLFSRVEPSHKSKIVEYLQSMNEISAMTGDGVNDAPALKKAEIGIAMGSGTAVAKSASEMVLADDNFSSIVAAVEEGRAIYNNMKQFIRYLISSNIGEVVSIFLTAALGLPEALIPVQLLWVNLVTDGLPATALGFNPPDLDIMDKPPRRAGESLISGWLFFRYLAIGGYVGAATVGSAAWWFMYASTGPQLSYYQLTHHLACIGGGDEFKGVNCKIFTDPHPMTMALSVLVTIEMLNAMNSLSENQSLITMPPWSNMWLIASMALSFTLHFVILYVEVLSSVFQVTPLSGDEWITVMKFSIPVVLLDETLKFVARKITDVSPPVKPTQ, translated from the exons ATGGAAGACGCCCACTGTAAAACTGTGGACGAGGTGTTGAACTACTTCAATTGTGATCAGGAAAAAGGATTATCGCCGGACCAGGTCAAGAGGAACCAAGAGAAATATGGTCTCAATG AATTGCCAGCCGAGGAGG GAAAGAGCATTTGGCAACTTGTTTTAGAACAATTCGATGATCTTTTAGTTAAGATTCTTCTGTTAGCCGCTATCATTTCTTTc GTATTAGCTTTATTTGAAGAGCACGATGACGCGTTTACAGCCTTCGTGGAGCCATTCGTTATCCTTCTCATCCTTATCGCGAACGCGGTGGTGGGAGTGTGGCAGGAGCGTAACGCGGAGTCCGCGATCGAAGCCCTGAAAGAATACGAGCCAGAGATGGGAAAAGTCGTCCGAGGCGACAAATCCGGAGTCCAGCGGATCAGAGCCAAGGAAATCGTCCCCGGAGACATCGTTGAGGTGTCTGTAGGAGACAAGATCCCAGCTGACATCCGTCTGATAAAGATCTACTCAACCACCCTCAGGATCGACCAGTCCATCTTGACCGGAGAGTCAGTCTCAGTGATTAAGCACACTGACGCGATCCCCGACCCCCGAGCCGTCAACCAGGACAAAAAGAACATCCTCTTCTCCGGAACCAACGTCGCCGCCGGTAAGGCCCGAGGTGTAGTAATGGGAACTGGTCTGAACACCGCTATTGGTAAAATCCGTACCGAGATGTCAGAGACAGAAGAAATCAAGACTCCCCTGCAGCAGAAATTGGATGAGTTCGGTGAGCAGCTGTCGAAGGTCATCACCGTCATCTGTATCGCCGTCTGGGCCATCAACATTGGTCACTTCAACGACCCAGCTCACGGTGGCTCCTGGATCAAGGGTGCCATCTACTACTTCAAAATCGCCGTCGCTCTTGCTGTCGCTGCTATCCCTGAAGGTCTGCCTGCTGTCATCACCACTTGTCTTGCTCTGGGAACCCGTCGTATGGCCAAGAAGAACGCCATCGTCAGATCTCTGCCCTCTGTCGAAACTCTTGGTTGTACTTCTGTAATTTGCTCTGATAAAACCGGTACTCTCACCACCAACCAGATGTCCGTCAGTCGCATGTTTGTTTTTGAGAGGATCGAAGGCAATGACAGTGCTTTCAACGAGTTCGAAATTACTGGATCCACTTATGAACCCATTGGTGATGTCTATCTCAAGGGATCCAAAGTTAAGGGCGCTGATTATGAAGCTCTTCATGAGATTGGTACTATCTGTATTATGTGTAACGACTCTGCTATTGATTTCAACGAATTCAAACAAGCTTTCGAGAAG GTCGGTGAAGCTACTGAAACAGCTTTGATCGTCCTCGCCGAGAAAGTCAACCCCTTCGCAGTCCCCAAGACCGGATTGGACAGACGTACAGCAGCCATTGTCGTCCGCCAGGACATTGAGACCAAATGGAAGAAAGAATTCACCCTTGAGTTCTCCCGTGACCGTAAATCTATGTCATCTTACTGCGTACCCCTTAAGCCCTCAAAACTTGGAACTGGCCCGAAATTGTTCGTCAAGGGAGCGCCTGAGGGAGTTTTGGAAAGATGTACGCACGCGCGTGTCGGCACCAGCAAAGTTCCTCTTACTTCCACCCTGAAGAACCGCATCTTGGACCTCACCCGTCAATACGGTACTGGCCGCGACACTCTCCGTTGTCTGGCTCTCGCCACCGCTGACCACCCAATGAAACCCGACGAGATGGACCTCGGAGACTCCACCAAGTTCTACATGTACGAAAAGGACCTCACCTTCATCGGAGTCGTCGGTATGTTGGACCCGCCACGTAAGGAAGTTTTCGACTCAATTGTCCGTTGCCGGGCCGCTGGAATCCGTGTCATTGTCATCACTGGTGACAACAAAGCCACCGCTGAAGCCATCTGCAGACGTATTGGAGTCTTTACTGAAGATGAAGACACTACTGGTAAATCTTACTCTGGTCGTGAATTCGATGACTTGCCCCTTGCTCAACAGAGGGAAGCTTGCGCCAGGGCGAGATTGTTCTCCCGAGTGGAGCCTTCTCACAAATCCAAGATTGTTGAATACTTGCAGAGCATGAATGAAATTTCTGCTATG ACTGGTGATGGTGTAAATGACGCTCCAGCTTTGAAAAAAGCTGAAATTGGTATTGCCATGGGTTCAGGAACTGCTGTCGCAAAATCTGCGTCTGAGATGGTGTTGGCTGACGACAATTTCTCATCAATCGTCGCCGCTGTTGAGGAGGGTCGTGCCATTTACAATAACATGAAACAATTCATCCGTTATCTTATCTCTTCCAACATTGGTGAAGTTGTCAG TATTTTCTTGACTGCCGCTCTTGGTCTTCCTGAGGCCCTTATCCCAGTCCAGCTCTTGTGGGTCAACCTCGTAACTGATGGTCTTCCAGCTACCGCCCTCGGTTTCAATCCACCCGATCTCGACATCATGGACAAG CCACCCCGTAGAGCTGGTGAATCATTGATCTCCGGATGGTTGTTCTTCCGTTACCTCGCTATTGGTGGCTACGTCGGTGCCGCTACCGTTGGATCCGCTGCCTGGTGGTTCATGTACGCTTCCACCGGACCTCAGCTCAGTTATTACCAACTC ACTCACCATTTGGCCTGCATTGGAGGTGGTGATGAATTCAAAGGTGTTAACTGCAAAATCTTCACAGACCCCCACCCCATGACAATGGCGTTGTCTGTACTTGTAACTATTGAAATGTTGAACGCAATGAACAg TTTGTCTGAGAACCAGTCATTGATCACTATGCCACCATGGTCGAATATGTGGCTCATTGCCTCTATGGCACTTTCATTCACACTTCACTTTGTCATTCTTTACGTTGAAGTTCTTTcg TCTGTGTTCCAAGTGACTCCATTATCAGGAGATGAATGGATAACTGTAATGAAGTTCTCAATACCTGTAGTACTGCTCGACGAGACCCTGAAGTTCGTCGCCAGAAAAATAACTGACG